From a region of the Methylocystis hirsuta genome:
- a CDS encoding TfoX/Sxy family protein, whose product MASDPALVERLRAVLAHHRHVEARRMFGGACFTLNGNMCVGVHNTNLILRVGETRAKELLTREGVKPMDLTGKVMKGWATILPEAIRTDAQLSSYAQFAVDFVETLPPK is encoded by the coding sequence ATGGCGTCCGACCCCGCTCTTGTTGAACGACTACGAGCTGTTCTCGCGCACCACCGGCACGTCGAAGCGCGCCGCATGTTTGGCGGCGCTTGCTTCACTCTGAACGGCAACATGTGCGTTGGCGTCCACAACACGAACCTCATTCTTCGTGTCGGCGAAACGCGAGCTAAGGAGTTACTGACCCGCGAAGGCGTCAAGCCCATGGACTTGACGGGCAAGGTTATGAAGGGATGGGCTACAATACTCCCCGAAGCCATTCGGACCGATGCTCAGCTTTCCAGCTACGCGCAATTCGCGGTCGATTTTGTTGAAACGCTGCCGCCAAAATAG
- a CDS encoding GNAT family N-acetyltransferase, with protein sequence MGKAMGEATARHPWGSVRDNPEFSRFELDVDGETALAYYRIDNDVMVFTSTQTPPRLRGQGVASELIRNALEFARARGLKVQGDCSFVADYLRRHPEAAD encoded by the coding sequence ATGGGTAAGGCTATGGGCGAGGCTACAGCCCGACATCCCTGGGGAAGCGTTCGCGACAACCCCGAATTCAGTCGCTTCGAACTGGACGTCGATGGAGAGACGGCGCTCGCCTATTACCGCATCGACAATGACGTGATGGTCTTCACCTCGACGCAGACGCCGCCAAGGCTGCGCGGTCAAGGCGTCGCCTCCGAGCTCATCCGCAACGCGCTGGAATTTGCGCGGGCGCGTGGTCTCAAGGTCCAGGGCGACTGCTCGTTCGTGGCGGACTATTTGCGGCGCCATCCCGAAGCCGCCGATTGA
- the proS gene encoding proline--tRNA ligase yields MRLSRYFLPILRETPKEAEIVSHRLMLRAGMIRQESAGIYAWLPLGLRVLNKINAIIREEQTRAGAIECLMPTIQPADLWRESGRYDAYGKEMLRIADRHDREMLYGPTNEEMITEIFRAYVRSYKDLPLNLFHIQWKFRDEVRPRFGVMRSREFLMKDAYSFDLTAEAGRHSYNKMFVAYLRTFARLGLTAIPMAAESGPIGGNSHEFIILASTGESEVFCHRDFLSFAPPPASVDFDDAAGLQGIVDKWTSRYAATSEMHDAAAFAAVPEDARVAARGIEVGHIFYFGTKYSEPMRAVVNGPDGKEVVVQMGSYGIGPSRLAAAIIEAGHDDNGVIWPESVAPFHVGVADLKVGDPATGKVCADLVEQLENAGLDVLHDDRDERPGAKFATLDLIGLPWQVLVGPKGLAEGRVEVKQRRTGERELLAPQDAVTRIVAATRQAQA; encoded by the coding sequence ATGCGCCTTTCCCGCTATTTTCTGCCGATCCTGCGAGAGACTCCGAAAGAGGCCGAGATCGTCTCGCACCGGCTGATGCTGCGGGCGGGCATGATCCGACAGGAGTCGGCCGGCATCTACGCCTGGCTGCCGCTCGGGCTGCGGGTCTTGAACAAGATCAACGCCATTATCCGCGAGGAGCAGACCCGCGCCGGCGCCATCGAATGTCTGATGCCGACCATCCAGCCCGCCGATCTGTGGCGCGAGTCGGGGCGCTATGACGCCTATGGCAAGGAAATGCTGCGCATCGCCGACCGCCATGACCGCGAGATGCTCTACGGCCCCACCAACGAAGAGATGATTACGGAGATTTTCCGGGCCTATGTGCGCTCATACAAGGATCTGCCGCTCAATCTCTTTCATATCCAGTGGAAGTTTCGCGACGAGGTGCGCCCGCGTTTCGGCGTGATGCGCTCGCGCGAATTCTTGATGAAGGACGCCTATTCCTTTGATCTCACGGCTGAAGCCGGCCGCCATTCCTACAACAAGATGTTCGTCGCCTATCTGCGCACCTTCGCGCGCCTGGGCCTGACCGCTATTCCGATGGCGGCCGAATCCGGCCCGATCGGCGGCAACAGCCATGAGTTCATCATTCTCGCGTCGACCGGCGAGAGCGAAGTCTTTTGCCACAGGGACTTCCTCTCCTTCGCGCCGCCGCCCGCCTCGGTCGATTTCGACGATGCGGCGGGTCTGCAGGGAATCGTCGACAAATGGACCAGCCGCTATGCGGCGACGAGCGAGATGCATGACGCCGCCGCCTTCGCCGCCGTTCCCGAGGACGCGCGGGTCGCGGCGCGCGGCATCGAGGTCGGCCATATTTTCTACTTCGGAACCAAATATTCCGAGCCGATGAGGGCCGTCGTCAACGGACCGGACGGCAAGGAGGTCGTCGTGCAAATGGGTTCCTATGGCATCGGGCCGTCGCGCCTCGCCGCCGCCATTATCGAGGCGGGCCATGACGACAATGGCGTGATATGGCCGGAATCCGTCGCGCCTTTCCATGTCGGGGTCGCCGATCTGAAAGTCGGAGACCCGGCGACGGGCAAGGTCTGCGCCGATCTGGTGGAGCAGCTCGAAAACGCCGGACTGGACGTGCTGCATGACGACCGCGACGAACGCCCCGGGGCGAAATTCGCGACGCTCGATCTCATCGGTCTGCCCTGGCAGGTTCTGGTCGGGCCCAAGGGCCTGGCTGAGGGCAGGGTGGAGGTGAAGCAGCGCCGCACCGGAGAGCGGGAGCTTCTTGCGCCTCAGGACGCCGTCACCCGCATCGTCGCCGCAACGAGACAGGCTCAGGCATGA
- a CDS encoding lipoprotein-releasing ABC transporter permease subunit: MTEAAQPARGAGAFSAFERMVALRYLRARRADGFVSIIAGFSFLGIMLGVATLIVVTSVMNGFHRELMDKIIGINGHAFLQAVETPFTDWDRVSAKTAKLPGVQLAIPMVEGAAGISTQFGQSGVLVRGVREKDLTRLPGVAGNVKSGALAGFDKAGGVAIGQRLAETLGVGVGDPVSLLIAKGVQTPFGVAPRIKAYKVVAIFSIGMSEFDSVFVYMPLTEAQLFFNKENEATVVEAFVTDPEKMDDFRINVEKSIDRPLIVTDWRQRNKTFFDTLQVEKNILFIILALIVVVAAFNIISGLTMLVKDKTQDIAILRTMGATRGAVLRVFLIIGASIGVVGTLAGFALGLALAKNLDTIRVGVNKLFDANLFPAEFYFLSRLPAIVDPREVTAIVVMTLTLAVLASIYPAWKAASLDPIEALRHE; encoded by the coding sequence ATGACCGAAGCGGCGCAACCGGCAAGAGGCGCCGGCGCCTTTTCGGCCTTTGAGCGGATGGTGGCGCTGCGCTATCTGCGCGCCCGTCGCGCCGACGGCTTCGTCTCGATCATCGCCGGCTTTTCGTTCCTCGGCATCATGCTGGGCGTCGCGACGCTCATCGTCGTCACTTCGGTGATGAACGGATTCCATCGCGAGTTGATGGACAAGATCATCGGCATCAACGGTCACGCCTTTCTGCAGGCGGTGGAGACTCCATTCACGGACTGGGACCGGGTCTCCGCGAAGACGGCGAAGCTGCCCGGCGTCCAGCTTGCAATTCCCATGGTCGAGGGCGCGGCCGGCATATCGACTCAGTTCGGCCAATCGGGCGTGCTTGTGCGCGGCGTGCGCGAGAAGGACCTGACGCGGCTCCCCGGCGTGGCGGGCAACGTCAAGAGCGGCGCGCTTGCCGGATTCGATAAGGCCGGCGGCGTCGCCATCGGTCAGCGGTTGGCGGAGACGCTCGGCGTCGGCGTCGGCGACCCGGTCAGCCTGCTCATCGCCAAGGGGGTGCAGACGCCTTTCGGGGTCGCCCCGCGCATCAAAGCCTACAAAGTCGTTGCGATCTTCTCGATCGGCATGTCCGAATTCGATAGCGTCTTCGTCTATATGCCGCTCACCGAGGCGCAGCTCTTCTTCAACAAGGAGAATGAGGCGACGGTGGTGGAAGCTTTTGTCACCGATCCCGAGAAGATGGACGATTTTCGCATCAACGTCGAAAAGTCCATCGACCGGCCGCTGATCGTCACCGACTGGCGCCAGCGCAACAAGACGTTTTTCGATACGCTGCAGGTCGAGAAGAACATTCTTTTCATCATTCTCGCTTTGATCGTCGTGGTCGCGGCCTTCAACATCATCTCCGGGTTGACGATGCTCGTGAAGGACAAGACTCAGGACATCGCCATACTGCGCACGATGGGCGCGACGCGGGGCGCGGTCCTGCGCGTGTTCCTGATCATCGGAGCTTCGATCGGCGTCGTCGGCACGCTGGCCGGATTTGCGCTCGGTCTGGCGCTGGCGAAAAATCTCGACACCATCCGCGTCGGGGTCAATAAGCTGTTCGACGCCAATCTCTTTCCCGCGGAGTTCTATTTTCTCTCGCGGCTGCCGGCGATCGTCGACCCGCGCGAGGTGACGGCGATTGTGGTCATGACGCTCACGCTCGCCGTTCTTGCCTCGATCTATCCAGCCTGGAAAGCCGCATCGCTCGATCCGATCGAAGCGCTGCGGCACGAGTAG
- a CDS encoding ABC transporter ATP-binding protein has translation MSEAVLELRSIARHYREGEARLDILMDINLSIYPGETVALLAPSGAGKSTLLHIAGLLERQDGGEVLIANAPTSRMSDAERTRLRRATVGFIYQFHHLLPEFSALENVALPQMINGLSGNEARLRAQQLLDYLRLGPRASHRPSELSGGEQQRVAIARAVANAPHLLLADEPTGNLDPRTAEHVFGTLLALARSTGLAALIATHNLELAKQMDRRVTLRDGRVELLS, from the coding sequence ATGAGCGAGGCCGTTCTCGAACTCCGCAGCATTGCGCGCCACTATCGCGAGGGCGAGGCGCGGCTCGACATTCTGATGGACATCAATCTGTCAATCTACCCGGGCGAGACGGTCGCGCTGCTGGCGCCCTCTGGCGCCGGCAAGTCGACGCTCCTCCATATCGCCGGACTCTTGGAGCGCCAGGACGGCGGCGAAGTGCTGATTGCAAATGCGCCGACGTCGCGCATGTCCGACGCCGAGCGTACGCGGCTGCGGCGCGCCACCGTCGGCTTCATCTATCAGTTCCATCATCTGCTGCCGGAGTTCTCAGCGCTCGAGAATGTGGCGCTGCCGCAGATGATCAATGGCCTGAGCGGCAACGAAGCGCGCCTGCGGGCGCAACAGCTGCTCGACTATTTGCGGCTGGGACCGCGCGCGTCGCACCGGCCGTCGGAGCTTTCCGGCGGCGAACAGCAGCGCGTCGCCATCGCCCGCGCCGTCGCGAACGCGCCGCATCTTCTGCTTGCCGACGAACCGACCGGCAATCTCGATCCGCGCACCGCGGAGCATGTTTTCGGGACTTTGCTGGCGCTCGCCCGCAGCACCGGACTGGCGGCGCTCATCGCGACTCACAATCTGGAGCTCGCGAAACAAATGGACCGCCGCGTAACCTTACGCGACGGTCGAGTAGAGCTTTTGAGCTGA
- a CDS encoding enoyl-CoA hydratase-related protein, producing the protein MLNFPYLRDQAELSVTGGCLSTIWLKDHQALVLRKTRPGFDAPTIRTITDILSAIDRGELNELRYIVYDFAHGVREAPRPAEGFGEMAAENSELIVDTPVITLAWARGLMTGSDFDFAMHCSGIVAERDAQFSFSGDPSDLLGLYAAVGRTLGFVKAERLMDSNTALTAEDAHEMLIVRDVVEPQPGAAAIERYLARFGRRYNASHAIFRAQRMLQPGVDRRSLVALEHN; encoded by the coding sequence ATGTTGAACTTTCCTTATCTGCGTGACCAAGCTGAACTTTCTGTCACCGGCGGCTGTCTTTCGACCATCTGGTTGAAAGACCACCAGGCTCTAGTATTGCGCAAGACTCGTCCGGGTTTTGACGCGCCCACGATCCGTACAATTACAGACATATTATCGGCGATCGACCGAGGCGAGCTGAACGAGCTCCGCTACATCGTCTACGATTTCGCGCATGGCGTGCGGGAGGCGCCAAGGCCGGCGGAGGGTTTTGGAGAGATGGCTGCCGAAAATTCCGAGCTGATCGTCGATACGCCGGTGATCACGCTCGCCTGGGCGCGCGGCCTCATGACCGGCTCCGATTTCGACTTCGCCATGCATTGCTCCGGCATCGTCGCCGAAAGGGACGCGCAATTCTCGTTCTCGGGAGATCCCTCCGACCTTTTGGGGCTTTACGCCGCAGTCGGTCGGACATTGGGCTTCGTGAAGGCCGAGCGTCTAATGGACAGCAATACGGCGCTCACTGCGGAAGACGCGCACGAAATGCTGATCGTCAGAGACGTCGTCGAACCGCAGCCTGGCGCCGCGGCGATAGAGCGCTACCTGGCCCGGTTCGGTCGGCGCTATAACGCGTCGCACGCGATATTTCGCGCGCAGCGTATGTTACAACCTGGCGTTGATCGACGTAGCCTGGTGGCGCTTGAGCACAACTGA
- a CDS encoding putative bifunctional diguanylate cyclase/phosphodiesterase has translation MPRANIFTHKLGERFFEFHCERAEAGSFITVIEDVTIQKRALREIERIAHFDDLTNLPNRYQFQETLEEEMVQLRQRGFHAALLNIDLDRFKEVNDTLGHSIGDQLLSAVGARLAACVPRPHVVARLGGDEFCVLLRAGERLPDVDQLAANILTEMHRTFIVENHVINIGASIGMAAAPKDSETSGGLLKCSDLALYRSKTKGRGKAIWYSQEMQDALTRKRAIDTELRHAFLANELIVYYQPVVDSRTATIVSLEALLRWRHPTRGMISPGEFIPIAEETGMIIELGAWALRQACNDAKSWPSNVRVAVNISPRQFQQKDLAEMVAATLRESELEPDRLELEITETTLMVSDDVESKLREIEALGVRLSLDDFGTGYSSLGYLNRFPVKKVKIDRAFARQAIESPKTQAIISAISALAQDLSIDLVAEGVETDAQLAFMASKNIFLIQGYLYTRPRPIEELRPLLEYWRDAPRLVSAA, from the coding sequence ATGCCGCGTGCGAACATCTTCACGCACAAGCTCGGCGAACGCTTTTTTGAATTTCACTGCGAACGCGCCGAAGCGGGATCCTTCATTACCGTCATCGAGGACGTGACGATACAAAAGCGCGCGCTCCGCGAGATCGAGCGCATCGCGCATTTCGATGATCTGACCAATCTCCCGAACCGCTATCAATTTCAGGAGACGCTTGAGGAGGAAATGGTTCAGCTCAGGCAACGCGGGTTTCACGCCGCGCTGCTCAACATTGATCTCGATCGGTTCAAAGAGGTCAATGACACGCTGGGCCACTCCATCGGCGATCAGCTGCTGTCTGCGGTCGGCGCGCGTCTCGCCGCCTGCGTGCCGCGTCCGCATGTGGTGGCGAGGCTCGGCGGCGACGAGTTCTGCGTGCTGTTGCGCGCCGGCGAACGCCTGCCTGACGTCGACCAACTCGCCGCCAATATACTCACCGAGATGCATCGCACCTTCATCGTCGAAAACCATGTCATCAACATCGGCGCGAGCATCGGCATGGCCGCCGCGCCAAAAGACTCGGAGACCTCCGGCGGCCTGCTCAAATGCAGCGATCTCGCGCTTTACCGGTCGAAAACCAAAGGGCGCGGCAAGGCGATCTGGTATTCCCAGGAGATGCAGGATGCGCTGACCCGAAAGCGCGCAATCGACACCGAATTGCGTCATGCGTTCCTGGCGAACGAATTGATCGTCTACTACCAGCCGGTCGTCGATTCCCGCACCGCGACCATCGTTTCCTTGGAGGCGCTGCTGCGATGGCGCCACCCGACCCGAGGAATGATCTCGCCGGGAGAATTCATTCCTATCGCTGAAGAAACCGGCATGATCATCGAGCTCGGCGCCTGGGCGCTGCGGCAGGCGTGCAATGACGCGAAATCGTGGCCCTCGAACGTCCGTGTCGCCGTCAATATCTCGCCGAGGCAATTCCAACAGAAGGATCTCGCGGAAATGGTCGCGGCGACGCTCCGCGAGTCTGAATTGGAGCCCGATCGTTTGGAGCTCGAAATCACCGAAACGACGCTCATGGTGTCAGATGACGTCGAAAGCAAATTGCGCGAGATCGAAGCGCTCGGCGTCCGTCTCTCACTCGACGATTTCGGAACCGGCTACAGCAGCCTCGGCTATCTCAATCGTTTCCCGGTCAAGAAGGTCAAGATCGATCGCGCCTTCGCGCGGCAGGCGATCGAGTCGCCCAAAACGCAGGCGATCATCTCGGCGATCTCTGCGCTCGCACAGGATCTATCCATCGATCTCGTCGCCGAAGGCGTCGAAACTGACGCTCAACTCGCCTTCATGGCGAGCAAGAATATTTTTCTCATTCAGGGTTACCTCTACACGCGACCGCGGCCAATCGAGGAGCTGAGACCGCTCCTCGAGTATTGGCGCGACGCGCCGCGCCTCGTCAGCGCGGCGTGA
- a CDS encoding crotonase/enoyl-CoA hydratase family protein, with product MIEGGGLGPEVLDMSSAAHLRHPPQDFPHWRFEHLDIEYDAPTQSVWMNYRADSPHCYTLRMLQDAIDFRDAIKRLAQTEGSKWPIRYIVMASKKPNVFSLGGDLATFVSCIRNNDRDSLLTYAYACIEVMYTLASAFDLPVLTLSVVRGQCMGGGFEGALATDFVIAEESARLGVPEIAFNTFPGMGAVTFLTRRVGPARTQQILSAGRVYSARELFDLDIIDVVAREGRALETAHEWMLDPDGAIWRRRQALVKFRKQCFPVRKEELLRVVELWTDCSMAISRHDLRYMERLVSAQLRLPGDELPGGKGEASKKPPPLNED from the coding sequence ATGATCGAGGGGGGAGGCCTTGGCCCCGAAGTATTGGATATGAGTAGCGCCGCGCACCTACGGCATCCTCCCCAAGATTTCCCTCACTGGCGCTTCGAACATTTGGACATTGAATATGACGCACCGACGCAATCGGTGTGGATGAATTATCGCGCGGACTCGCCGCATTGCTATACTTTGCGGATGTTGCAAGACGCAATCGACTTTCGTGACGCGATCAAACGTCTCGCGCAGACGGAGGGCTCGAAATGGCCGATCCGCTACATCGTGATGGCCTCCAAGAAGCCGAATGTGTTCAGCTTGGGCGGCGATCTTGCGACATTCGTTTCCTGCATCAGGAACAATGATCGAGATTCGCTCCTAACCTACGCCTATGCTTGTATCGAGGTGATGTACACGCTGGCGTCGGCTTTCGATCTTCCTGTCTTGACGCTGTCCGTCGTTAGGGGACAGTGCATGGGCGGCGGCTTTGAAGGGGCGCTGGCCACCGATTTTGTCATCGCCGAGGAGAGCGCGCGTCTTGGAGTGCCCGAGATCGCCTTCAACACTTTTCCGGGGATGGGCGCTGTGACCTTTCTGACGCGGCGCGTCGGGCCCGCGCGCACGCAGCAAATTCTCTCGGCGGGTCGCGTTTATTCCGCTCGCGAACTGTTCGATCTCGACATCATCGACGTCGTCGCGCGGGAAGGTCGGGCGCTCGAAACCGCCCATGAGTGGATGCTAGACCCCGATGGCGCAATCTGGCGGCGCCGTCAGGCCCTCGTCAAGTTTCGAAAGCAATGTTTCCCCGTGCGTAAGGAGGAATTGCTTCGGGTGGTCGAGCTTTGGACGGATTGCTCCATGGCCATTTCACGGCATGACCTGCGCTATATGGAACGGCTTGTTTCGGCGCAGTTGCGTCTTCCTGGCGACGAGCTGCCCGGCGGCAAGGGCGAGGCTTCGAAAAAGCCGCCGCCTCTCAACGAGGATTAG
- a CDS encoding multicopper oxidase family protein — protein MSQPLSRRVVLSGVAASLAALPAAAQSPPRSLRQIEARPGTARLSGGGETSILGFEGNTPGPVLRYQQGDELAVRFLNKLDQPATLHWHGLRGDNAMEGVAPLTQAAVAPGGSYDYRRTLADPGLFCYRPSVYGATPELVGRGLKGLLIVDEPAPPPADADLLLVLDDWRLDDAGQVVGGFDDPAAARGVGRIGPLLCVNGKAAPALQSLAPGARVRLRLANLSNARIMVLSLAGAQPFVIAIDGQPCDAFEPIKRSIPVAPGARFELMFDMPETEGAKVNLILRGQNGEDRDLFVAEAKGAKASKRPPIASLPQNSALPAEIKLASAKKVDLVIETRKAATGPAWTINGSVTKGYQGPPLFKVANGTPVTLGFVNKSGAALAMHVHGQCMRLLHDLDDGWEPYWRNGVIVPPGKTKHAAFLAESPGKWAVHDDILEHEAGGLATWFEVA, from the coding sequence GTCGTTCTTTCCGGCGTCGCCGCCAGCCTGGCGGCGCTTCCGGCGGCGGCGCAGTCGCCGCCGCGCTCCCTGCGGCAGATCGAGGCGCGGCCGGGGACGGCGCGCCTGTCCGGCGGCGGCGAAACCAGCATTCTCGGTTTCGAGGGGAACACGCCGGGGCCCGTCTTGCGCTACCAGCAGGGCGACGAACTCGCCGTCCGTTTCCTGAACAAGCTTGACCAGCCCGCGACCCTTCACTGGCATGGCTTGCGGGGCGACAATGCGATGGAGGGCGTCGCGCCGCTGACGCAGGCGGCGGTCGCGCCCGGCGGGTCCTACGATTATCGCCGCACGCTCGCCGATCCCGGCCTGTTCTGCTACCGGCCGAGCGTCTATGGCGCGACGCCGGAACTCGTCGGCCGCGGCCTCAAGGGCCTGCTCATCGTCGACGAGCCGGCGCCGCCGCCCGCAGACGCCGACCTGCTTCTCGTGCTCGACGACTGGCGGCTTGATGACGCAGGTCAGGTCGTTGGCGGCTTCGACGATCCGGCGGCCGCGCGCGGCGTCGGCCGGATCGGCCCGCTGCTCTGCGTCAATGGCAAGGCTGCGCCGGCCCTGCAGAGCCTGGCGCCCGGCGCCAGGGTGCGGCTGCGCCTGGCCAATCTCAGCAACGCGCGCATCATGGTGTTGTCCCTCGCGGGCGCGCAGCCTTTCGTGATCGCCATCGACGGCCAGCCATGCGACGCCTTCGAGCCGATCAAGCGGAGCATTCCCGTCGCGCCGGGAGCGCGCTTCGAGCTGATGTTCGACATGCCGGAGACCGAGGGCGCCAAGGTCAATTTGATCTTGCGCGGACAAAATGGCGAGGATCGCGACCTTTTCGTCGCGGAAGCCAAGGGCGCAAAGGCGTCGAAGCGTCCGCCGATCGCGTCGCTCCCGCAGAATTCGGCGCTTCCTGCCGAAATCAAACTTGCAAGCGCCAAGAAGGTCGATCTCGTAATCGAAACGCGCAAGGCCGCAACCGGCCCCGCCTGGACGATCAATGGCTCTGTGACCAAAGGCTACCAAGGCCCGCCCCTCTTCAAAGTGGCCAACGGAACCCCGGTGACGCTGGGCTTTGTCAACAAGTCGGGAGCGGCGCTCGCGATGCATGTTCACGGGCAGTGCATGCGTCTTCTGCATGACCTCGACGACGGATGGGAGCCCTATTGGCGCAACGGCGTGATCGTTCCCCCGGGAAAAACCAAGCACGCCGCCTTCCTCGCCGAATCGCCTGGAAAATGGGCCGTGCATGATGATATTCTGGAGCACGAAGCAGGCGGACTGGCGACTTGGTTCGAAGTCGCCTAG